A genomic segment from Methanothrix sp. encodes:
- the engB gene encoding GTP-binding protein EngB has protein sequence MCEIVLVGRSNVGKSTLFRALTGEKVPIGRRPGVTVRPYSVRAGSLTYVDMPGYGFMKYRSWREQERVKDLIVRYLEDHADRIVTAIQVTDAASFLEIADRWESRGEVPVEIEMWEFLCELELNPILAANKMDRIANREQVLDWIAERLGMEPPWTRWEDRIAPVSAKRGEIEPLRRLIRSRMESSKGRC, from the coding sequence ATGTGCGAGATAGTTCTGGTCGGCAGGTCGAATGTTGGCAAGTCGACGCTCTTCAGAGCTCTTACCGGTGAGAAGGTCCCGATCGGAAGGAGACCAGGGGTGACAGTGCGGCCGTATTCTGTCAGAGCCGGCAGCCTGACGTACGTCGATATGCCCGGCTACGGGTTCATGAAGTACCGGAGCTGGCGGGAGCAGGAGCGTGTAAAGGATCTCATAGTGAGGTACCTCGAGGATCATGCGGACAGGATAGTAACAGCAATCCAGGTCACAGATGCAGCTTCATTCCTGGAGATCGCAGACAGGTGGGAGAGCAGGGGTGAGGTACCTGTGGAGATCGAGATGTGGGAGTTTCTCTGTGAGCTGGAGCTCAACCCGATACTGGCTGCGAACAAGATGGATAGGATTGCTAACAGAGAGCAGGTCCTGGACTGGATCGCGGAGCGCCTCGGGATGGAGCCGCCATGGACTCGATGGGAGGATCGCATCGCCCCGGTATCCGCGAAGCGCGGCGAGATCGAGCCGCTCAGGCGTCTTATAAGATCGAGGATGGAGAGCAGCAAGGGGCGATGCTGA
- the rpsJ gene encoding 30S ribosomal protein S10, with translation MQKARIRLSGTNPATLDEICNQVRGIAQRTGVHMAGPIPLPTKRLVVPCRKSPDGEGSATWDHWEMRVHKRLIDLDADERALRQLMRIQVPKNVNIEIVLES, from the coding sequence ATGCAAAAGGCGAGGATACGGCTCTCAGGGACGAACCCCGCGACGCTTGATGAGATATGCAACCAGGTTCGCGGGATCGCCCAGAGGACTGGAGTGCACATGGCGGGCCCGATTCCGCTCCCGACCAAGAGGCTGGTGGTTCCGTGCCGCAAGAGCCCTGATGGAGAGGGCTCTGCGACCTGGGATCACTGGGAGATGAGGGTTCACAAGCGGCTGATAGATCTGGATGCGGATGAGAGGGCCCTGAGGCAGCTCATGCGGATCCAGGTTCCCAAGAACGTGAACATCGAGATAGTGCTCGAAAGTTAG
- the tuf gene encoding translation elongation factor EF-1 subunit alpha encodes MADTKPHLNLAFIGHVDHGKSTLVGRMMYEMGAIDEHTIEEYRKEAAAKGKATFEFAWVMDSLKEERERGVTIDIAHQRFDTDKYYFTVVDCPGHRDFVKNMITGASQADAAVLVVAAPDGVMAQTKEHVFLARTLGVNQLIVAINKMDATEPPYDEKRFKEVKEEVGKLLRMVGYKVDEIPFIPVSAYNGDNVVKHSDKTKWYTGPTVLDALNALKEPQKPVNLPLRIPVQDVYTISGVGTVPVGRVETGVLKKGDKVIFEPAHVTGEVKSIEMHHQEIPEAYPGDNIGWNVRGISKNDIKRGDVCGHVDNPPTVAKEFTAQIVVLQHPSAISAGYTPVFHCHTAQVACTITEIKAKLDPRTGSVKEQNPAFIKTGDAAIIAVRPTKPMVIEKVKEIPQLGRFAIRDMGMTIAAGMCQNVTPR; translated from the coding sequence ATGGCAGATACAAAGCCTCACCTTAATCTGGCATTCATCGGACACGTTGACCATGGCAAGTCAACGCTTGTCGGAAGGATGATGTACGAGATGGGGGCCATCGATGAGCACACCATCGAGGAGTACAGGAAGGAAGCTGCTGCGAAGGGCAAGGCGACATTCGAGTTCGCCTGGGTCATGGACAGCCTGAAGGAGGAGCGCGAGAGGGGCGTGACGATCGATATCGCTCACCAGCGCTTCGATACTGACAAGTACTACTTCACGGTGGTCGACTGCCCCGGTCACAGGGATTTCGTGAAGAACATGATCACAGGCGCCAGCCAGGCAGACGCAGCGGTGCTGGTTGTTGCTGCGCCCGATGGTGTGATGGCCCAGACGAAGGAGCACGTCTTCCTCGCAAGGACTCTTGGAGTGAACCAGCTGATCGTGGCCATAAACAAGATGGACGCGACAGAGCCGCCATACGATGAGAAGAGGTTCAAGGAGGTCAAGGAGGAGGTCGGCAAGCTCCTGAGGATGGTCGGGTACAAGGTCGATGAGATCCCGTTCATCCCGGTGTCTGCTTACAACGGAGATAACGTGGTTAAGCACAGCGATAAGACCAAGTGGTACACAGGTCCGACCGTACTGGATGCGCTGAACGCGCTGAAGGAGCCGCAGAAGCCGGTGAACCTCCCGCTCCGCATACCCGTGCAGGATGTGTACACGATCTCAGGCGTCGGCACCGTGCCCGTCGGGCGCGTTGAGACCGGCGTGCTCAAGAAGGGCGACAAGGTCATATTCGAGCCCGCACACGTCACAGGCGAGGTCAAGTCCATAGAGATGCACCACCAGGAGATCCCCGAGGCATACCCCGGAGACAACATCGGGTGGAACGTCAGGGGCATCAGCAAGAACGACATCAAGAGGGGAGATGTCTGCGGCCACGTCGACAATCCGCCGACAGTGGCGAAGGAGTTCACAGCCCAGATCGTGGTGCTGCAGCATCCGAGCGCGATCTCCGCCGGCTACACGCCTGTCTTCCACTGCCACACCGCGCAGGTGGCGTGCACGATAACGGAGATCAAGGCCAAGCTCGATCCCAGGACCGGCTCTGTCAAGGAGCAGAACCCGGCGTTCATTAAGACAGGTGATGCTGCCATCATCGCTGTCAGGCCGACAAAGCCGATGGTGATCGAGAAGGTGAAGGAGATCCCGCAGCTCGGCAGGTTCGCGATCAGGGATATGGGCATGACGATCGCCGCGGGCATGTGCCAGAACGTGACTCCAAGATAA
- a CDS encoding elongation factor EF-2 has translation MGKRKKIAERVIALMDKPEMIRNIGIVAHIDHGKTTLSDNLLAGAGMISMELAGKQLFMDFDPLEQARGITIDAANVSMVHEYEGKEYLINMIDTPGHVDFGGDVTRAMRAVDGAVVVVDAVEGAMPQTETVLRQALREGVRPVLFVNKVDRMINELKVEKKEMAVRLGKVIDSINKLIRSMDEEHYKAGWRLDAANGSVAFGSALYNWAISVPQMKKTGIGFDQVYEYCRSDRMKELAQKCPLYVAVNDMIIRFLPSPLEAQKNRIKVIWKGDWNSPVGKAMAACDPNGPVAFMVTKIKVDPHAGEVATGRLFSGTLVRGMELHISGVPHTNRIQQTGIMMGAERIEVERIPAGNIAAVTGLRDAIVGSTVSSDPNMTPFEVIKHVSEPVMTVAVEAKNMRDLPKLIEVLRQTAKEDPTLQITINEETGEHLMAGMGELHLEIVATRIQRDKGVEIKTSPPIVVYRESVTGKAGPVEGKSPNHHNRFYIEIEPLEPGVIEVLKEGKINMKMEEVERRRILIEAGMDKEEARNMVNFIGTNMFLNMTKGVQYLKETMELILEGFEEAITAGPICREPVQGIKAKLVDVKLHEDAVHRGPAQVIPAVRQAVQAGILMANPTLLEPMQNVFIQVPQDQMGGAMSEIQGRRGVILSMETQGDMITIKAKMPVAEMFGFAGAIRSATEGRALWSTEFAGFEPIPANLLLDTVRQIRTRKGLKPEMPTPSDYLKA, from the coding sequence ATGGGCAAGAGAAAGAAGATTGCAGAGCGAGTGATAGCTCTGATGGACAAGCCCGAGATGATCAGAAATATCGGGATAGTCGCGCATATAGATCATGGCAAGACGACTCTATCAGACAACCTCCTGGCAGGCGCGGGGATGATCTCCATGGAGCTCGCCGGGAAGCAGCTCTTCATGGACTTCGACCCTCTCGAGCAGGCGAGGGGCATAACGATAGATGCTGCAAACGTCTCCATGGTCCATGAGTATGAGGGAAAGGAGTATCTGATCAACATGATCGATACTCCGGGGCACGTGGATTTCGGCGGCGACGTCACACGAGCGATGCGTGCTGTTGATGGCGCTGTCGTTGTTGTGGATGCTGTTGAGGGCGCGATGCCGCAGACCGAGACTGTTCTGAGGCAGGCGCTTCGCGAGGGTGTTCGACCTGTTCTTTTCGTGAACAAGGTCGACAGGATGATCAACGAGCTCAAGGTCGAGAAGAAGGAGATGGCAGTTCGTCTCGGAAAGGTCATCGATAGCATAAACAAGCTCATCAGGAGCATGGACGAGGAGCACTACAAGGCAGGCTGGAGGCTGGACGCTGCAAACGGCAGCGTGGCGTTCGGCTCAGCCCTCTACAACTGGGCCATAAGCGTTCCGCAGATGAAGAAGACCGGCATAGGCTTCGATCAGGTCTACGAGTACTGCCGCTCGGATCGCATGAAGGAGCTGGCGCAGAAGTGTCCGCTCTACGTTGCGGTCAACGACATGATAATCCGCTTCCTGCCGAGCCCGCTCGAGGCCCAGAAGAACAGGATAAAGGTCATATGGAAGGGCGACTGGAACAGCCCTGTGGGAAAGGCCATGGCAGCGTGCGATCCGAACGGGCCTGTGGCCTTCATGGTCACGAAGATCAAGGTGGATCCGCATGCTGGAGAGGTCGCAACCGGACGGCTCTTCTCAGGCACGCTTGTTCGCGGCATGGAGCTTCACATCTCAGGGGTGCCTCACACCAACAGGATCCAGCAGACAGGCATCATGATGGGCGCTGAGCGCATAGAGGTCGAGAGGATTCCCGCAGGGAATATCGCAGCAGTCACCGGTCTGAGAGATGCGATCGTGGGCTCGACCGTCTCGAGCGATCCGAACATGACGCCGTTTGAGGTCATAAAGCACGTCTCAGAGCCTGTCATGACGGTCGCGGTCGAGGCGAAGAACATGCGCGATCTCCCCAAGCTCATAGAGGTACTGCGTCAGACAGCAAAAGAGGATCCGACGCTGCAGATAACGATCAATGAGGAGACAGGCGAGCATCTCATGGCCGGAATGGGCGAGCTCCACCTGGAGATCGTGGCGACCAGGATCCAGAGGGACAAGGGCGTCGAGATAAAGACATCTCCTCCGATCGTGGTCTACAGGGAGTCTGTGACCGGCAAGGCAGGACCTGTAGAGGGCAAGTCCCCGAACCACCACAACAGGTTCTACATAGAGATAGAGCCGCTGGAGCCGGGCGTGATCGAGGTCCTCAAGGAAGGAAAGATCAACATGAAGATGGAGGAGGTCGAGCGCAGGAGGATCCTGATCGAGGCGGGCATGGACAAGGAAGAGGCCAGGAACATGGTGAACTTCATCGGAACCAATATGTTCCTGAACATGACAAAGGGCGTCCAGTACCTCAAGGAGACCATGGAGCTCATACTCGAGGGCTTCGAGGAGGCGATAACTGCAGGTCCGATATGCAGGGAGCCTGTGCAGGGCATAAAGGCGAAGCTCGTGGATGTCAAGCTCCATGAGGACGCTGTCCACAGAGGACCCGCTCAGGTGATACCCGCGGTCAGGCAGGCGGTCCAGGCCGGAATACTCATGGCGAACCCGACGCTGCTGGAGCCGATGCAGAACGTCTTTATACAGGTGCCCCAGGACCAGATGGGCGGAGCCATGTCCGAGATCCAGGGTCGCCGCGGTGTGATCCTGAGCATGGAGACTCAGGGTGACATGATCACGATCAAGGCCAAGATGCCAGTCGCAGAGATGTTCGGATTCGCAGGCGCGATCCGGTCCGCCACCGAGGGCAGGGCGCTCTGGTCCACAGAGTTCGCAGGATTCGAGCCGATTCCGGCAAACCTGCTGCTGGATACAGTCCGGCAGATCAGGACCAGAAAGGGATTGAAGCCTGAGATGCCGACACCGAGCGACTATCTCAAGGCGTGA